A single window of uncultured Sunxiuqinia sp. DNA harbors:
- a CDS encoding thioredoxin domain-containing protein yields MNRNRNKMKKLVVVIALAAITTVGCAAEPRDKNKGTGIEKASSLSQNDDGETSLIGKDQFVKKVWNYEESPEEWKFLGDKPVIIDFYADWCGPCKIASPILEEISNEYAGEVKVYKIDTQKERELAGVFGIKSIPAFLYIPVKGKPVMMAGIGRTKEDTKKMFVDNINKYLLSEE; encoded by the coding sequence ATGAATAGAAATAGAAACAAAATGAAAAAGCTGGTAGTTGTAATCGCATTAGCCGCAATTACAACGGTAGGCTGTGCGGCAGAACCCCGCGACAAAAACAAAGGAACAGGAATTGAGAAAGCTTCGAGCCTATCGCAAAATGATGATGGTGAAACAAGTTTAATTGGAAAAGACCAATTTGTCAAGAAAGTATGGAACTACGAAGAATCACCCGAGGAATGGAAATTCCTTGGAGACAAACCCGTGATTATTGATTTTTACGCGGATTGGTGCGGTCCATGTAAAATTGCATCACCAATTTTGGAAGAGATTTCGAATGAATATGCCGGAGAAGTAAAAGTATATAAAATTGATACTCAAAAGGAACGGGAACTGGCAGGAGTATTTGGAATTAAAAGCATCCCCGCTTTTTTATACATTCCGGTAAAAGGTAAACCGGTCATGATGGCAGGGATTGGAAGAACAAAAGAAGACACGAAAAAAATGTTTGTTGATAACATTAATAAATATCTTCTTTCTGAGGAATAA
- a CDS encoding NigD-like protein, which yields MKKLLNFSLVAILALLVFSCDMNDDEGYSLGNYWVGFGIIDVDGSGYTIKMDDGEELFPLDGYYHWDEDEDSTRVLVNFTVLDDKLVDDEHKEYYVRVNSVQKILFKGILDITEETEDSIGNDPVHVENVWAANNMLTFELEYYGSGLAHYVNLVKEPGEFTSADEPIQVELRHNDNDDEPGYRMSAFVTFDLSALQLAGQDSVTYKVTGKDYEGEIYEYEGTYRY from the coding sequence ATGAAAAAGCTTTTAAATTTTAGCTTAGTTGCCATTTTGGCACTTTTGGTGTTTAGTTGCGACATGAATGATGATGAGGGGTATTCCCTGGGAAATTATTGGGTTGGATTTGGAATTATTGATGTTGATGGATCCGGCTATACAATTAAAATGGATGATGGTGAAGAACTTTTCCCTTTGGATGGTTACTATCATTGGGATGAAGACGAGGACAGTACGCGTGTCTTGGTTAATTTTACGGTTCTCGATGATAAGTTGGTTGACGATGAGCATAAGGAGTATTATGTGCGGGTTAATTCAGTGCAAAAAATTCTATTCAAGGGTATTCTTGATATTACTGAGGAAACTGAAGATAGCATTGGAAATGATCCGGTACACGTAGAAAATGTTTGGGCTGCTAACAATATGCTAACCTTTGAGTTGGAATATTATGGAAGTGGTTTAGCACATTACGTGAATCTGGTTAAGGAGCCCGGCGAATTTACCTCTGCTGACGAGCCAATTCAAGTTGAATTGAGACACAATGACAATGATGATGAACCTGGTTATCGGATGTCGGCTTTTGTAACCTTCGATTTAAGTGCATTACAGTTAGCTGGTCAGGATTCAGTAACCTACAAAGTTACCGGTAAAGACTATGAAGGAGAAATCTACGAATACGAAGGAACTTATCGATATTGA